The genomic stretch TGGCAACTTCCCCAAATCACTGTTTTAGCGATTGGCGAAATATTTATCTCTGTCACCGGTCTCGAGTTTGCCTACTCCACTTCCCCGGAAAGACTGAAAGCCTTTCTCATGGCTTTGTTTCTATTGACGACGGCCTTTGGAGATTTACTGAGTGGAATCTTGTATTCCACCGTGTTTGCGAATATGAATCGAGCGAAAATCATGCATACCTGTGCCTTGCTTATGCTGTGTAACTTGGGATTATTTGCGCTCGTGGTTCGGTGGTGGGAACGTCGCGAAGTGCACGATTTAAGGCGTTTACAGTCCCTCCAGGGGCTGGAACTACGAGAAGAGCGAAGAATGATTTGATGCGAAGGTGCACTGTGGGTGCGGCCTGGTCTAGATCCCTAACGACCTGATAAGTAACAGAAAGGGAATGTGACACAATAAACAAACCACTGGGAAACCTCGTGTGTTGCGCAACATAAAGTTTTGGGGTTTAAAATTATAGCATGCTGGTTTGTGTGTGCTGATCGTCGTTCTACTTAGGGTCGTGAAAGTTTCTTCATTGCCACGTGCAATTCTTGTCGTCGGCCAGCAAAGGTTTTTACTCTTGATACTTTTTGAAAAGAATGGCGGCATTGTGCCCCCCAAATCCGAGGTTGGTACTCATGGCAGCCTTGACCTCCATTTCTCGTTTAACGTTGGGAACGTAATCCAAATCGCACTCTGGGTCGGGCGTTTCCAGGTTGATGGTTGGCGGTACCATGCCGTGCAGAATGCTCTTGGCGGCCACAACCGCTTCCAAACCACCCGCGGCACCCAGTGTATGCCCCGTTACACTTTTGGTTGACGATACCACGAAGGTTCCATCCTTGTTGGTCGCATGCTCACCAAAAACACTCTTGAGAGCCATGGTTTCGAACTTATCGTTGTAGGCTGTCGACGTACCATGTGCGTTCACGTAACTGACGTCCGTCTTGGCAATACCGGCCTGATCCAGGGCCATCTCCATAGCCGTCGCCAGACCTCGGCCTTCAGGAGCGGGAGTTGTAATGTGATGCGCATCACAGCTGGCACCGTAGCCAACGAGTTCGCAATAAATCCGGGCGCCGCGGGCCTTGGCCGACGCCAAACTCTCCAGTACGACGACACCGGCACCTTCGCCCATGACGAAACCCGCTCGATCGGCATCGAATGGTCGGGATCCTGCTTTCGGATTATCATTGCAGTTCGTGTTCATGGCCTTCATGGCAGAAAATCCCGCAAAACAGAGTGGTGTAATGGTGGCCTCGGTTCCGCCGGCAATCATAACATCGGCATGCCCATCGAGAATCATGCCCATGGCTTCTCCAATGGCGTGTCCACCACTGGCACAGGCGGACGTGACACCATAGTTTGGTCCACGACACCCGATTTCAATGCCAATAACACCAGATGCTGTGTTGCCGAGGAGTGCGGGGATGGTAAAGGGTGAGACCTGTCAGGGAGCGTCGCGGAGCGAAATTCAGACATTTTGAGTGAGGGCTCGAAGGAAGAAAACTTGGGCGATTGGTGGGAATTCTCCGACTCGAGAGTTGCTACGGATCGTACACGTACCTTGGGTCGTTCGGGTTTCTGTGCCAGCTTGAGTGTTTCACGTTCAAAGGTTTCCACGCCCCCAAAGGCGGTACCCACCATGCATCCTACCCGGTCCGGGTTTTGTAAAGTTTCGGGCGTATCGCCGAGACCGGCGTCTTGGACGGCTTGTCGAGCCGCCGCGACGGCAAAATGCGTAAAGCGATCGTTGGAACGGACGTTTTTGGGAttgacgaaaaagtcgttgGGGTCGAACATGTGATCGGGAACTTCACTGGCGATTTGGCAGGGATAGTGGGTAACGTCAAAACGCTGGACGACTCCGAGACTGGACTTTCCGTCCAAACATGCTTGAAAGAAATCGTCGTGTCCAATACCGCAACCCGAGATGACACCCAACccagtgacgacgacacggGTGGGATCGGAGTCATTGCTGCCGGAACTCATGGAACGTGGCGACCCAAAGCGGTTACCCCCGCCTGGgcttttcacagtcaaggagTGTACCGCCGACAAGGACGGAGCCCAGGCTTCGAGCGAGCGGACTTGTAGACTACCCAGCAGTAGGCATGACTGCAATATAACGAGTTGTGTCGGTACGCCCAGAAACATGACGATAGAAATTGGATCCTAAATCGTAAGCGAGATTATGCACGAGGGACCTATTCACTGTGAATGAGAACGAGTTGTACCGAAGCTTTCCTAGAGAGGGATATACGTGAAGGGTCTTTGGAAGCAGAacggcttgttggaacgttGCTTGTGTTTGTGTATGCGCGTTGACGGAGGATCAGGCGGGTTTTTAGAATGTGACCAATATTAATATAGGCAATGCAGCCACACACAAGGTCTCCTTTGCTGTTCGAGAGAGAGTAGGTAGATTAGGGCCCACACcgaccgacgacgacatcaaCAGCAGTAGTCCACATCGCCATCAACACCGCCGAATGGAATGACAAAAGAGGACGCAACACGTACGCGTACGTAGGTGTAATCCTTACTCCTAAGCTGTGATAAGGTTTGTCCCAATTGGTGACGTACAAGAGCCAATCCTATTGCCTCGGAATTAAGCACTTTGACCTTCGTAGTACTCCATTTTTGTCACAATCCCGGCATCCGAAGACTACTAGAGACCCATCACACGCACTCGACGTGTGTTGATCGACTTGGCAcccaacaaatccaatccaaacggCAGAAATCCACCGTCCCTTTTTGGTGAACAGACGCCAAACCAATTCGGTATTCCAACAACTTACAGTTCTTTCCTTACTCTTCTCGATATACACAAGTATACGTAAAAATGGCAAGAACCGTGATCCGCACCACTTTCTCCCCCCGTCGAATGGCACTGTCGATCGttgtccttgtcgttgcCACAACCATGTTTCAGCCGGAACGGAATGGAGTGACAGCCTTCAGTCCTCGCGTACCGACACATCGGTTCGCCTCTCGCACCCTTTCGACGAGTACATCCTCCTCTACCTCGTCCTTCCTTCGATCCTCTCCGCTGTTTGGTAGCAGCATTGACGATGGCATGTTACTCCGCGATGAATGCATTATCACTCCCGAAGGCTACGGCTTTTCGTGTCCAACATCTCGTATTCT from Phaeodactylum tricornutum CCAP 1055/1 chromosome 12, whole genome shotgun sequence encodes the following:
- the FABFa gene encoding 3-oxoacyl-[acyl-carrier-protein] synthase (Catalyzes the condensation reaction of fatty acid synthesis by the addition to an acyl acceptor of two carbons from malonyl-ACP. May prefer short-chain fatty acid substrates. Probably contains bipartite plastid targeting signal as predicted by targetP.; Beta-ketoacyl-ACP synthase II; KAS II) — its product is MSSGSNDSDPTRVVVTGLGVISGCGIGHDDFFQACLDGKSSLGVVQRFDVTHYPCQIASEVPDHMFDPNDFFVNPKNVRSNDRFTHFAVAAARQAVQDAGLGDTPETLQNPDRVGCMVGTAFGGVETFERETLKLAQKPERPKVSPFTIPALLGNTASGVIGIEIGCRGPNYGVTSACASGGHAIGEAMGMILDGHADVMIAGGTEATITPLCFAGFSAMKAMNTNCNDNPKAGSRPFDADRAGFVMGEGAGVVVLESLASAKARGARIYCELVGYGASCDAHHITTPAPEGRGLATAMEMALDQAGIAKTDVSYVNAHGTSTAYNDKFETMALKSVFGEHATNKDGTFVVSSTKSVTGHTLGAAGGLEAVVAAKSILHGMVPPTINLETPDPECDLDYVPNVKREMEVKAAMSTNLGFGGHNAAILFKKYQE